The following proteins come from a genomic window of Candidatus Woesearchaeota archaeon:
- a CDS encoding integrase, giving the protein MNDPLYSMKREMLRRRMSNKTVKTYLFYVKKFLLKNKDVPIKKLSKKQVRDYLYYLQDRGVSGSTMNVAHNALRFFMIEILHKGMYLKIKFSKVPKKKVDCLTRDEVMRLIDSISNAKHRLLVSLMYGAGLRVSEVVKLKKEHLDFEQVIGWVIEGKGKKDRPFIIPLCLKAELETLCTTNSTYLFKGRGGTHLCVRSVQQIIEKAGKKALKTKVHPHMLRHSFTTHLLERGEDITRVQQLLGHAHPRTTLGYAHYAKAKLLTTRSPLDEIVQQ; this is encoded by the coding sequence ATGAATGATCCTCTTTATTCCATGAAACGTGAGATGCTCCGAAGACGTATGAGCAATAAAACCGTCAAGACGTATTTGTTCTATGTCAAGAAGTTCTTACTCAAGAATAAAGATGTTCCGATCAAGAAGCTCTCAAAGAAACAGGTGCGAGACTACCTCTACTACTTGCAGGACAGAGGTGTTTCTGGAAGCACAATGAACGTTGCTCACAACGCTCTGCGCTTCTTCATGATAGAGATCCTGCACAAAGGGATGTATCTGAAAATCAAGTTCAGCAAAGTGCCTAAGAAGAAGGTCGATTGTCTCACGAGAGACGAGGTAATGCGTCTGATCGATTCAATCTCCAATGCTAAACATCGGCTTCTTGTCTCTTTGATGTACGGCGCTGGCCTTAGGGTCTCAGAAGTGGTGAAACTCAAAAAAGAACATCTTGACTTTGAGCAGGTGATTGGCTGGGTGATTGAGGGAAAAGGGAAAAAAGATCGGCCATTCATCATTCCCTTATGCCTTAAGGCTGAGTTGGAGACCCTTTGCACTACGAACTCCACTTATCTCTTCAAGGGTCGAGGTGGCACGCATCTGTGCGTAAGATCAGTCCAGCAGATCATAGAAAAAGCAGGAAAAAAGGCGCTCAAAACGAAAGTGCACCCACATATGCTGCGCCACTCTTTTACCACGCACCTGCTTGAGCGCGGAGAAGACATCACACGCGTACAGCAACTCTTAGGACATGCCCATCCACGAACAACCCTGGGCTACGCGCATTACGCAAAGGCGAAACTGCTCACAACACGAAGCCCTCTTGATGAGATTGTTCAACAGTGA